A single window of Mycoplasma bradburyae DNA harbors:
- a CDS encoding FAD-dependent oxidoreductase: MKVIVVGINHAGTSAIRTMLAENPKLEVVAYDRNDNISFLGCGIALAVSGVVKDTTDLFYSNPEQLQSMGAKVHMKHEVVSIDHAKKTVVIRDLVKDTTFEDSYDKLILATGSWPITTADAGLHFTEKFCGGIEGLVTCKTYQHALEIIDQFKKPDVNNIVVIGAGYIGVELVEAAHQRGKKTLLVDMLPRPAANYFDKEFGEDLATSMKKEGVDVRCGTKVMGYLVDTEGGKKVIRGITLEKDGVETKVEADLVIQCIGFLPNTSLLPDAHKVKNGALIIDQYCQTSIKDVYAIGGAAAIMNAATGEYQNIDLATNAVKTGVVAASHINGMDNIKLENVVGTNAIHVFNHHLASTGISEEVAKIRGIEVATSYFEDADRPEWMNTYDKVKIKLVFDPKTLRLLGAQVGSTKNNHSEVIYFLALAIQRKLTLVDIAFADVFFLPHYNKPFNFIISAILQALGLNYFKQSIK, encoded by the coding sequence ATGAAAGTTATTGTAGTAGGAATTAACCATGCTGGTACTTCTGCGATTCGCACAATGCTGGCTGAAAATCCAAAATTAGAAGTAGTTGCTTATGACCGTAACGATAACATCTCTTTCTTAGGATGTGGTATTGCTTTAGCGGTTAGTGGAGTTGTTAAAGATACAACTGATTTATTCTATTCTAATCCAGAACAACTTCAATCAATGGGAGCTAAAGTTCACATGAAACACGAAGTTGTATCAATTGATCATGCTAAAAAAACTGTTGTTATTCGCGATTTAGTTAAAGATACAACTTTTGAAGATAGCTATGATAAATTGATTCTAGCAACTGGTTCTTGACCAATTACTACAGCTGATGCAGGTCTTCATTTCACCGAAAAATTCTGTGGTGGAATTGAAGGTTTAGTAACTTGTAAAACTTACCAACACGCTTTAGAAATCATCGATCAATTTAAAAAACCTGATGTTAATAACATCGTTGTAATTGGTGCTGGTTATATTGGTGTTGAATTAGTAGAAGCTGCTCACCAAAGAGGTAAGAAAACTTTATTAGTTGATATGTTGCCAAGACCTGCAGCGAATTACTTTGATAAAGAATTCGGTGAAGATTTAGCAACTTCAATGAAAAAAGAAGGTGTTGATGTTAGATGTGGCACAAAAGTAATGGGCTACTTAGTTGACACTGAAGGTGGTAAAAAGGTAATTAGAGGTATTACTTTAGAAAAAGATGGTGTTGAAACTAAAGTTGAAGCTGATTTGGTTATTCAATGTATCGGTTTTTTACCAAACACATCATTACTACCAGATGCTCACAAAGTTAAAAACGGCGCTTTAATCATCGATCAATATTGTCAAACTTCTATTAAAGATGTTTATGCAATTGGTGGTGCTGCAGCTATCATGAACGCAGCAACTGGTGAATACCAAAACATCGACTTAGCAACTAACGCTGTTAAAACTGGGGTTGTAGCGGCTTCTCATATTAATGGAATGGACAACATTAAGTTAGAAAACGTTGTTGGTACTAACGCTATTCACGTATTTAATCACCACTTAGCATCAACTGGTATCTCTGAAGAAGTTGCTAAAATTCGTGGTATCGAAGTTGCTACTTCATACTTTGAAGATGCTGACCGTCCAGAATGAATGAACACTTATGACAAAGTTAAGATTAAATTAGTATTTGATCCTAAAACTTTAAGATTACTAGGTGCTCAAGTAGGTTCAACTAAGAACAACCACTCTGAAGTTATTTACTTCTTAGCTTTAGCAATCCAAAGAAAATTAACTCTTGTTGATATCGCTTTTGCTGACGTATTCTTCCTACCTCACTACAACAAACCATTCAACTTTATTATTAGCGCGATTCTTCAAGCTTTAGGATTAAATTATTTCAAGCAAAGTATTAAATAA